Proteins from a genomic interval of Anolis sagrei isolate rAnoSag1 chromosome 1, rAnoSag1.mat, whole genome shotgun sequence:
- the CDKN1C gene encoding cyclin-dependent kinase inhibitor 1C, whose amino-acid sequence MFCSGATPRRALKSAAAPERSREGPREAAGWTIRSGSGARPGIRGASSSSCFASFPSAAAAMSSVDLSASAWALERLAARRAFPSEARTGACRSLFGPVDHEQLHRELRDQLRQIRQESQRRWEFDFHAGAPLAAGQRDQARFQWEEVDAAALPAFYRETLLPGAGSLRRRLRCHKGKAPQEEQEEPESHGGTEPPPSPLAARSHEGADDDAAAAAEKQESGCYSGIPLKPLPGVAKRTRVAHITDFFAKRKRVAADASSALALEQTPRKRLR is encoded by the exons ATGTTTTGCTCGGGCGCCACTCCGCGTAGAGCTTTAAAAAGCGCAGCAGCCCCGGAGCGAAGTCGGGAGGGCCCGAGAGAGGCAGCGGGGTGGACGATCCGTTCGGGCTCGGGAGCCAGGCCAGGCATTCGCggcgcctcttcctcctcctgcttcgcCTCGTTCCCTTCGGCGGCGGCGGCGATGTCGAGCGTGGACCTGTCCGCTAGCGCCTGGGCCCTGGAGCGGCTGGCGGCGCGGCGCGCTTTCCCTTCGGAGGCGCGGACGGGCGCGTGCCGGAGCCTTTTCGGTCCCGTGGACCACGAGCAGCTCCACCGCGAGCTCCGGGACCAGCTGCGCCAGATCCGGCAGGAGAGCCAGCGCCGGTGGGAGTTCGACTTCCACGCCGGAGCGCCCCTCGCGGCTGGGCAGCGGGACCAGGCGCGCTTCCAGTGGGAGGAGGTGGACGCCGCCGCCCTGCCCGCCTTCTACCGGGAGACCCTGCTGCCCGGAGCGGGCTCCCTTCGCCGCCGCCTTCGCTGCCACAAGGGCAAGGCGCcccaggaggagcaggaggagcccGAGAGCCACGGAGGCACCGAGCCGCCGCCTTCCCCGCTCGCCGCGCGGAGCCACGAAGGAGCGGACGACgacgctgccgccgccgccgagaAGCAGGAGAGCGGCTGCTACTCAGGGATCCCCCTTAAGCCCCTCCCGGGGGTGGCCAAGAGGACGAGGGTCGCCCACATCACCG atTTCTTCGCCAAGCGGAAAAGAGTGGCCGCAGACGCCAGCAGCGCGTTGGCCTTGGAGCAGACGCCCCGGAAAAGGCTCCGATGA